From the genome of Anopheles moucheti chromosome 3, idAnoMoucSN_F20_07, whole genome shotgun sequence, one region includes:
- the LOC128305794 gene encoding locomotion-related protein Hikaru genki-like — translation MSTSAVSAVNVGRTMGNRKRPLVVVAPMHAGLKICKIEIGKCLLFVTLLTSVCFQGARTDEGEAGATSADPHPPPTNEPETTTGCPPPDLKISRPRKQYATTEPPFVTFETTQIYLPQDFTTADFELVEAGKSGVNGLHSRADTIDQAAALHGNSHDTSFWWELGIQNAEVRESLAAASFPARSKRAAVGHQRRPHHHRRRRRSSPGPHDHLLNLEELSPAIVINNIFNENDSDHSVYDNLFLNNGPSEGDIDDDRDGENTPDTGQYLDKNEIEGEEIIVEMGDNGSIIRRRVKRKSGKTTGALSRAKAGSGGDGGSKSIARHHKQDHTNADTPEAVELAEDAALGGGDQHRQPGAGARGTQIRVKRKSGKATGALSRPKGASDSGSKSISRNANKGQYDEDGSYVPPLPDSAENPDREDKESEEVEESPELHQFREVSEVRFPGEVGPLGGHRLCKIQCIRGHWVGPLCAMNEHEQDEHGQLKFEPLYKRCVVDHIPPHLLLSYKNVSVTLGWDLPHGHTLQARCRDLGLYKLLGESKVLCSNGLWAPKMPSCVPTTLLTNYSDDSPPSIRIKVGVGSAAYEPSGVLAVLPTSTIHLDCMYPRRRGSPEWTWTGWFRQYLTGWSAVPEEKASRYRLTIKDIQNQDSGTYTCASPRGLTNSIVIIVAVSQCAALTEPNPPLSLRLEGIKLGQRALYRCPLGYMLQGTANATCLASGNWSSPTPTCHPIQCPPLFLEDPHLSLVELNTSAWGRAVFRCAWGYRLSGPPGLECEPNGHWSGPIPRCRAIQCPQPLVPINGRIDGTSGLTTFGQRRYAVGALVTFSCTEGHLLVGEASIVCTETGFWSHPPPFCKAQCPYPGDPPNGLIAPLKFHYDPGDYLTVQCRPGFVEHGANGGPPERPRCTPEGDWSGPVPQCRSYEEI, via the exons AAACAACAACCGGCTGTCCTCCACCCGATTTGAAAATTTCCCGACCTCGCAAGCAGTACGCAACAACCGAACCGCCCTTCGTCACATTCGAAACCACGCAGATCTACCTGCCGCAAGATTTCACCACCGCCGACTTTGAACTGGTCGAGGCGGGCAAGTCCGGTGTCAATGGGCTCCACAGCCGTGCCGATACCATCGACCAAGCCGCTGCCCTTCACGGTAACTCCCACGACACCTCCTTCTGGTGGGAGCTGGGCATCCAGAATGCGGAAGTTCGTGAGTCTTTGGCGGCAGCCTCTTTCCCGGCACGCTCCAAGCGTGCAGCCGTGGGTCATCAACGGCGTCCCCATCATCACCGCCGTCGGCGTAGGTCGTCCCCCGGTCCGCACGACCATTTGCTCAACCTGGAGGAACTGTCACCGGCCATAGTGATTAATAACATCTTCAACGAAAATGACAGCGACCACAGTGTGTACGACAATCTGTTCCTCAATAATGGACCTTCCGAGGGGGACATCGATGATGATCGGGATGGCGAAAACACGCCGGACACGGGCCAGTACCTCGACAAGAACGAAATCGAGGGCGAAGAGATCATCGTCGAGATGGGTGACAACGGGAGCATCATTCGGCGGCGAGTCAAGCGCAAATCGGGCAAAACGACGGGCGCCCTGAGCCGTGCGAAGGCTGGcagtggtggtgatggtggcagcaAGAGCATCGCCCGGCATCACAAGCAAG ATCACACGAACGCGGACACCCCGGAAGCGGTCGAGCTTGCCGAGGACGCTGCGCTCGGTGGTGGTGACCAGCATCGTCAGCCGGGCGCCGGGGCACGGGGCACCCAGATCCGGGTGAAGCGCAAATCCGGAAAAGCGACCGGTGCGCTCAGCCGACCGAAGGGGGCCAGCGACAGTGGCAGTAAGAGTATTAGTCGCAATGCCAACAAAG GGCAGTACGATGAGGACGGTAGCTACGTGCCGCCGCTCCCGGACTCGGCCGAAAACCCCGACCGGGAGGACAAGGAAAGCGAGGAGGTGGAGGAAAGCCCCGAGCTGCATCAGTTCCGCGAGGTGTCGGAGGTGCGGTTCCCCGGCGAGGTGGGCCCGCTCGGGGGGCACCGGCTGTGCAAGATCCAGTGCATCCGGGGCCACTGGGTGGGACCGCTGTGTGCGATGAACGAACACGAGCAGGACGAGCACGGGCAGCTGAAGTTCGAACCGCTGTACAAGCGGTGCGTCGTCGATCACATTCCGCCGCATCTGCTGCTGAGCTACAAGAACGTATCGGTG ACGCTCGGGTGGGATCTTCCGCATGGGCACACGCTGCAGGCACGGTGCCGTGATCTCGGGCTGTACAAACTGCTGGGCGAATCGAAGGTGCTCTGCTCCAACGGTCTGTGGGCGCCGAAGATGCCGTCCTGCGTACCAACGACACTGTTAACTAATTACTCCG acGACAGTCCACCATCGATTCGCATCAAGGTAGGCGTTGGATCGGCCGCGTACGAACCGTCCGGTGTGTTGGCCGTGCTGCCGACCAGTACCATCCATCTGGACTGCATGTACCCGCGTCGGCGTGGTTCCCCCGAATGGACGTGGACCGGTTGGTTCCGACAGTATCTCACCG GTTGGTCTGCCGTACCGGAGGAGAAAGCATCGCGCTATCGGCTCACGATTAAGGACATTCAGAACCAGGACTCGGGCACGTACACTTGTGCCTCGCCGCGTGGTCTAACGAACagtatcgtcatcatcgttgcCG TGTCCCAGTGCGCCGCTCTAACGGAACCTAATCCACCGCTGTCCCTACGCCTGGAGGGCATCAAACTGGGTCAACGTGCGCTGTACCGGTGTCCCCTGGGTTACATGCTACAGGGAACGGCTAATGCGACTTGTCTCGCTTCCG GAAACTGGTCCTCACCGACGCCCACTTGCCACCCGATCCAGTGTCCGCCGCTGTTCCTGGAGGATCCGCATCTGAGCCTGGTCGAGCTGAACACGTCCGCCTGGGGTCGAGCAGTGTTCCGTTGTGCCTGGGGCTACCGGCTAAGTGGACCGCCCGGGCTGGAATGTGAACCGAACGGACACTGGAGCGGTCCGATACCGCGCTGCCGTG CCATTCAATGTCCACAGCCACTGGTTCCAATAAACGGCAGAATCGACGGCACCAGTGGCCTGACGACGTTCGGTCAGCGACGCTATGCGGTCGGGGCACTGGTAACGTTCAGCTGCACCGAGGGTCATCTTCTCGTCGGCGAGGCGTCAATTGTCTGCACCGAAACCGGATTCTGGTCACACCCGCCCCCGTTCT GTAAAGCACAGTGTCCGTATCCCGGTGATCCACCGAACGGTTTGATTGCACCGCTGAAGTTCCACTACGATCCGGGAGACTACCTGACCGTCCAGTGTCGGCCGGGTTTTGTCGAGCACGGTGCGAACGGTGGCCCGCCAGAGCGTCCCCGCTGTACGCCCGAGGGCGACTGGTCCGGTCCGGTGCCACAGTGTCGAAGCTACGAGGAGATTTAA
- the LOC128303511 gene encoding uncharacterized protein LOC128303511: MSNVTVLDGGFATQLSVHVGKGIDGDPLWSARFNATDPNAVFKTHLDFLEAGAEAIMTNTYQASIEGYVEYLNLNEDTSLNLIKSTVRVAQMARNHFLAKASADERKTIPLLVASIGPYGAHLHDGSEYTGRYSTEVSMDTIQKWHRPRIDACLEAGVDVLGIETIPCKMEAEALLDMMCDEYPTVRFWISFQCKDNQHLANGELFSETVNSLWAKARLRRNMNLVALGVNCVHPQIVTPLFRSVNEKKLPESRIPLIVYPNSGEVYTVEDGWQGREDCVPLEHYVPQWMDLGARFIGGCCRTYARDIKRIKQTVINHANSNHCH, from the exons ATGAGCAACGTAACCGTACTGGATGGAGGTTTCGCGACGCAGCTGTCGGTGCACGTTGGCAAAGGTATCGACGGTGATCCACTGTGGAGTGCACGGTTCAATGCAACCGATCCGAATGCCGTGTTCAAAACCCATCTGGACTTTCTGGAGGCAGGCGCTGAAGCCATCATGACCAACACCTACCAGGCCAGCATCGAAGGATACGTGGAGTATTTGAATCTGAATGAGGATACGAGCCTCAACCTGATCAAGTCGACCGTTCGAGTGGCACAGATGGCTCGCAACCACTTCCTGGCGAAGGCTTCCGCTGACGAAAGAAAAACTATTCCCCTGCTGGTGGCTTCGATTGGTCCGTATGGGGCGCATTTGCACGATGGATCCGAGTACACGGGACGTTACTCAACCGAGGTGTCTATGGATACGATTCAGAAGTGGCATCGTCCGCGTATTGATGCGTGCCTGGAGGCGGGCGTCGATGTGCTCGGTATTGAAACAATCCCCTGTAAG ATGGAAGCGGAAGCACTGCTGGACATGATGTGCGACGAATATCCGACGGTTCGGTTCTGGATTTCGTTCCAGTGCAAGGACAATCAACACCTAGCCAATGGGGAGCTGTTTAGCGAAACGGTCAACTCCCTGTGGGCAAAGGCTAGATTGAGACGTAACATGAACCTGGTAGCGCTCGGTGTGAACTGTGTTCATCCGCAGATCGTAACACCTCTGTTCCGAAGCGTCAACGAGAAGAAACTGCCCGAATCCCGCATTCCCCTCATCGTGTATCCTAACTCTGGTGAAGTCTATACCGTGGAGGATGG CTGGCAGGGCAGGGAGGACTGTGTCCCACTGGAACATTACGTGCCGCAGTGGATGGACCTGGGTGCACGATTTATTGGCGGATGCTGCCGGACGTACGCACGCGATATCAAGCGCATCAAACAAACTGTGATCAATCACGCCAACAGCAATCATTGCCATTGA